In Arthrobacter burdickii, one DNA window encodes the following:
- a CDS encoding ABC transporter permease, whose protein sequence is MSAAPTAPLTASAPKPVRRGAPRWLAWAGFGTVVLVVLAFALLSSSFLLPGNISAILNQAAVYAIAGFGLAVVVITGGDDVVNGGIDLSVGAVAGLAGTVAAVAAQSGTSPVAAIALALLVSLIAGAINGGAVLIGLRPLLATLAMLGIAGSLNLVISGNVKVALTGTTFAWLRDGSILGLPVAVVVMLVIFAVVGLAMSKTSWGIRSYAVGQNPTAARVAGLRPGRYIFGSYVISAGLAGVAGILLASRLSSAVPGLGEQILLDIVLVAFMSVVFSRRLVVSPGGTLVAALFVAALTNGFTLLGVASQWVGAAKGVLILIVLAVVAIRGRSTAK, encoded by the coding sequence ATGAGCGCCGCACCCACTGCACCGTTGACGGCATCAGCCCCGAAACCCGTCCGGCGTGGTGCCCCCCGATGGCTTGCATGGGCCGGGTTCGGAACGGTCGTTCTCGTCGTCCTTGCTTTCGCCCTCCTGTCCTCCAGCTTCCTGCTACCCGGCAACATCAGCGCAATCCTCAACCAGGCCGCCGTCTACGCAATCGCCGGGTTCGGCCTGGCCGTGGTGGTCATCACCGGCGGAGACGATGTCGTGAACGGGGGCATCGACCTGTCGGTAGGCGCCGTCGCCGGCCTCGCGGGAACAGTCGCGGCCGTCGCCGCCCAATCCGGAACATCCCCCGTGGCCGCCATCGCCCTCGCCCTCCTCGTGTCACTGATAGCAGGTGCCATCAATGGCGGCGCCGTCCTCATCGGGCTGCGGCCCCTGTTGGCGACCCTGGCCATGCTCGGCATCGCCGGCAGCCTCAATCTTGTGATCAGCGGCAACGTCAAGGTCGCCCTCACCGGCACCACCTTCGCGTGGCTGCGCGATGGATCCATCCTCGGGCTGCCCGTGGCAGTCGTGGTGATGCTGGTGATCTTCGCTGTCGTTGGCCTTGCCATGAGCAAGACGAGTTGGGGTATCCGCAGCTACGCCGTCGGGCAGAACCCCACCGCCGCCCGCGTCGCGGGACTAAGGCCCGGGCGCTACATCTTCGGCAGTTACGTCATCTCCGCAGGACTCGCCGGCGTCGCCGGCATCCTCCTCGCCTCGAGACTGTCATCAGCGGTCCCCGGCCTCGGCGAACAGATCCTCCTGGACATCGTGCTCGTGGCCTTCATGTCCGTGGTGTTCTCCCGCAGGCTCGTGGTCTCACCCGGCGGCACCCTGGTCGCAGCCCTGTTCGTCGCCGCACTCACGAACGGGTTCACCCTCCTGGGCGTAGCAAGCCAGTGGGTCGGGGCGGCCAAAGGCGTCCTGATCCTCATAGTCCTCGCCGTAGTGGCCATACGCGGACGGAGCACAGCGAAATGA